The region AGTCGTTTAATGGACTCTTCTAATCAACAAATGCAAAAAATCGACAGTATTGTTCAAGATGCTGTTGGGAAAATGGCTATTTTGGATAACCAAACTAAAGAAATTTCTGATTTGGTTTCTATTATTCAAACTGTTGCGGATCAAACCAATCTATTAGCTTTAAATGCAGCGATTGAAGCGGCAAGAGCTGGAGAACATGGCAGAGGCTTTGCTGTGGTAGCAGATGAAGTTAGAAAATTGGCTGAACAAGTCGCTGTTTCCATTGCCGACATTACCGGCTTTGTCACAACGATTCAAGCTGAATCTAAGAAAGTCAGTGATTCATTGCAAAATGGTTATACTGAAGTTGAAGAAGGAACCGCTCAGATAAGAACTACGGGACAAACTTTTAATGAAATCAGCCGATCAGTCACTAGCATGGTCAATGAAATCCAGCATATTTCTGGAAACTTGGAAAGTATTGCGGCTAACAGCGAAATCATGAACGGCTCAATCGAAGAAATCGCGGCGGTTTCTCAAGAGTCAGCAGCTGGTGTAGAAGAAACTTCTGCGGCTTCTCAACAAATCAGCAGTTCGATGGAAGAAGTGTCCGGCAATTCAGAACACTTAGCAACATTGGCTGAAAACTTGAGTCAAATGGTGAACCAGTTTAAATTATAATAAAAAAAGCCAGTTGCAAAAGACCGTTTGTCTTAGCAGCTGGCTTTTTTCAGTTGTCTTACCCTTTTCCTTCTTCAAATGATGGATACAGCGACATGCCGCCGTCAACAAATAAACTAGTACCTGTAACGTATTTGGATTCAGTAGAAGCCAGCCAAGCAACAGCAGCTGCTACGTCTTCCGGTTCACCAAGAGAATTGATGGGAATCATGTTTAAAGTCGTTTCTTTTTCTTTTGGATCATCGAATTTTTCAGCATTAATAGGTGTCTTGATGGCCCCTGGAGCAATAGCGTTCACTCGAATACCTTTGTGTGCATATTCCATGGCAATCGTTTTAGTGAACATTTTTACGCCGCCTTTGCTGGCAGTATAGTGTGCAAAAGTTGGCCAAGGAATGACTTCATGGACGGATGACAAATTGATAATGTTCCCTTTTTTACCTGTTTCTAGAAAATGATTAATTGCTGCTTTAGAACCTAGGAATACTCCGGTTAAATTCACATTGATGACTTTATTCCAGTCTTCCAAACTTAATTCATGTGTAGAGACTTGATTTTCCATTCCAGCATTGTTTACCCAAAGATCTAAGCCGCCAAAGTTGGAAACTGCTGCATCCAATAGAGCTTGTATCCCTTCTTCAGTTCCTACATCAGCGTGAACGGCCACGGCTTTTCCACCGGCTTTTTCTAATTCTGCAACGGTTTCTTCAGCCCCTTCTTTATCGCTATGGTAATTGATGACCACAGCCATTTTTTCGGCTGCCAAACGTCTAGCTATAGCATTTCCAATACCTTTAGAACCTCCTGTAACCACTGCAACTTTTTCTGCTAAATCTTGATACATAAACATCCTCCTTTAAAATAAGTGTTAAGGGTTAAATGCGATGGAACCTGTTCTTGAGTTTAGCGTAACGTATTTGTTTAGGTTAAGCAAAACATACGTCAGCACTGCTTATTTATTAGAAAATCAATTGTGTAACGCCTTTCAATCCATTATGATAAATAGAATAGAGGAACGAAGCAAGTAATTAAAATTTAAATGAAGAAAGAAGAGAATCATACAATGGATGCAAAACAATTATGGAATGTATTTAGTGAACACTATCCAGAACACCAATCAGCAGATTATCAAGCATGGAGTTATGGAGCAGCAGCGGATGAATTAGCAGATTTGACAGTAAAAGGGATAAAAACAGCTACTGCTTCAGCATATGAGTTATATGCTTTAGAAAATGAACCATTACCAAAAGCTGGAGAATGGAATGTTATATTAGATGATAAAGGACAAGCTGTTTGCATTACTCAGACAACTAATGTGTCTGTTGTACCTTATAATGAAGTAACGAAAGAACATGCTTTCAAAGAAGGAGAAGGCGATCGTTCCCTTACTTATTGGAAAGAAGTGCATCAAGACTTCTTTTTAAAAGAATACCAAGCAAAAGAATTGGAATTTAACGAAACGATCCCGGTTGTCTGTGAAGAATTTGAAATGGTATTTAAAGCAAACTAATTTCGCGTAGTTCAGTGGACCAACAGATCAGTAGAACAGATAAAAACTAAAAGGAGTTAATAGCTATGGATCAACAACGTAAAGTAGTCTTGTTTATTGCAATGAGTTT is a window of Carnobacterium mobile DSM 4848 DNA encoding:
- a CDS encoding ASCH domain-containing protein is translated as MDAKQLWNVFSEHYPEHQSADYQAWSYGAAADELADLTVKGIKTATASAYELYALENEPLPKAGEWNVILDDKGQAVCITQTTNVSVVPYNEVTKEHAFKEGEGDRSLTYWKEVHQDFFLKEYQAKELEFNETIPVVCEEFEMVFKAN
- a CDS encoding glucose-1-dehydrogenase, coding for MYQDLAEKVAVVTGGSKGIGNAIARRLAAEKMAVVINYHSDKEGAEETVAELEKAGGKAVAVHADVGTEEGIQALLDAAVSNFGGLDLWVNNAGMENQVSTHELSLEDWNKVINVNLTGVFLGSKAAINHFLETGKKGNIINLSSVHEVIPWPTFAHYTASKGGVKMFTKTIAMEYAHKGIRVNAIAPGAIKTPINAEKFDDPKEKETTLNMIPINSLGEPEDVAAAVAWLASTESKYVTGTSLFVDGGMSLYPSFEEGKG